One segment of Phoenix dactylifera cultivar Barhee BC4 unplaced genomic scaffold, palm_55x_up_171113_PBpolish2nd_filt_p 000162F, whole genome shotgun sequence DNA contains the following:
- the LOC120104997 gene encoding uncharacterized protein LOC120104997, with protein sequence MVMGGDTDHTTAVQHIRAAVMQVASAEQWEGPGSTLEAGPAAQGEDGGAAKPSFMSSFKRLVQVHCPEICFISETRLSGEGLVRLRRRLGRDWESYAVDSRGLSGGILLLWRRGVATFDVFHNCPQQVVMVASAPDVAPWVLCGVYASTDYRVRRVLWQEIASLTAQGVPTVVVGDFNCILSSSDKRGGAAFMDRADRREFRDFVSRTGLVDYGFSGPQFTWCNNQLGSARVWERLDRAFASPDWILCFPTCRVSHLPRIASDHCPLLISTSSGPSHHSPFCFEKVWLSYPQSWDIVREAWRIPVRGDAMHRVSRKLELAKRRLRRWNRETVGDIFRRVEGVETAISELQRKEDLEGELSVDDMGDLRGLLATHHSLLRQHEIFWRQKSRVQWTADEESGDRDHPLRVDARIEDIENAALVRPVSAQEVQEAVWALAPDKAPGPDGFPPFFFRQYWGIIRTAVVEAIQCFFSQERMPDDWKATFITLILKRQGAAEPGHFRPISLCTTLYKVVARIMVRRMKPLLPGIISQEQGAFIAGRNISHNVLLAQEMMWDLQRASKRRSLMAIKLDMERAYDRISWRFLQQALEVYGFHRQWIGWIMGCVRGPRFSILVNGTPSPFFESTMGLRQECPLSPYLFILCADILSRDLQRVCARRELEAYVPATGASPLSHLLFADDCLLLARARVSDARVLRRVVADYCAASGQRVNFHKSVVHFSPSTESRVRQEIRGILQIPQQEETLTYLGVPITGRRLRVAECSYLVQRVECRLEGWRAASLSMMGRLTLIRSVLGSMPVYLMANTVVPKSTLLRVERLLRCFLWGSYGGGHGVHLVAWEHVCRPTSEGGLGVQSLLERRELFIARHAARFLLEPHGLWSQVMAARYGRGGSEAARRARRVSFMWREIGRYLPTVSANTRWLIGDGRSIDVTADPWVDTVPLRCWPTMIDAEAVEGLRVFDLLAPGESAWDDARLCQLFGGYLAERIRSLPVPGCGGPDVRVWGTSCRSRVSLRDLADVILQEHEPGQDYTWIWRSGLHPRAALFLWKVAWDRLPTRAVLSRRGWGIPAECGTCSVEESIDHVLFQCTWARSAWLWAGFPQEVWRGRPQFVQMMQQWLARPRTSQEAIRATCTAHQIWLARNARTFGERRVSPRFVAEFARVQALEIKLSSDGPLIARVTWGSLSAPAAPQQVVEGIVSVFLDVVKTVHHLNWIIINCTLQVNRLDVLRIILNENSIHD encoded by the exons ATGGTGATGGGAGGGGACACGGACCACACGACTGCTGTGCAGCACATTAGGGCGGCAGTCATGCAGGTCGCATCTGCTGAGCAGTGGGAGGGCCCAGGTAGCACGCTTGAGGCTGGCCCCGCGGCCCAGGGGGAGGATGG gggggcggccaagccgtcCTTCATGTCATCCTTCAAACGGTTAGTGCAAGTTCATTGTCCGGAGATCTGCTTCATCAGCGAGACCCGGCTATCTGGTGAGGGGCTTGTACGTTTGAGACGGCGCTTGGGGAGGGACTGGGAGTCATACGCAGTCGATTCCCGAGGGCTGTCGGGAGGTATCCTGCTACTGTGGAGGCGAGGGGTGGCGACCTTTGATGTCTTCCACAACTGCCCCCAACAGGTAGTTATGGTTGCTTCGGCACCGGATGTTGCGCCATGGGTTTTGTGTGGGGTGTATGCGAGCACGGATTATAGGGTCAGGAGAGTCCTTTGGCAGGAGATCGCCAGCCTTACCGCCCAGGGTGTCCCGACAGTTGTAGTTGGCGACTTTAATTGCATATTGAGTTCGAGCGACAAGAGGGGTGGGGCAGCCTTTATGGATAGAGCGGACAGAAGGGAGTTTCGCGATTTTGTGTCGCGTACTGGCCTGGTGGACTATGGGTTCTCTGGACCTCAGTTTacttggtgcaataatcagctcggcagtgctagggtttgggagcgTCTAGATAGGGCCTTTGCATCCCCGGACTGGATCCTCTGTTTTCCTACATGCAGGGTTAGTCACCTACCTCGGATCGCCTCAGACCATTGCCCCCTGCTGATTTCCACATCATCGGGACCTAGTCATCATAGCCCCTTCTGttttgagaaggtttggctatcataccCCCAGTCTTGGGACATTGTCCGTGAGGCATGGCGCATCCCGGTGCGTGGAGATGCTATGCACCGGGTGTCGCGCAAACTAGAACTGGCCAAGAGGCGCCTTCGGCGGTGGAACCGTGAGACTGTGGGTGACATCTTCCGGAGAGTAGAGGGGGTAGAGACTGCGATCTCTGAGTTGCAGCGGAAAGAAGATCTAGAAGGTGAGCTCTCGGTGGATGATATGGGTGATCTCCGAGGGCTTCTAGCGACCCACCACTCACTACTACGGCAGCACGAGATCTTCTGGCGACAGAAATCTCGGGTTCA ATGGACGGCGGATGAGGAGTCCGGCGACAGAGACCATCCCTTGAGGGTGGATGCGAGAATCGAGGATATTGAGAACGCAGCCCTGGTCCGACCAGTGTCCGCACAGGAGGTTCAGGAGGCAGTCTGGGCTTTGGCTCCAGACAAGGCTCCGGGTCCGGACGGGTTCCCCCCGTTCTTTTTCCGACAGTATTGGGGTATCATTCGGACAGCAGTGGTAGAGGCTATTCAGTGCTTCTTCTCTCAGGAGAGGATGCCGGATGACTGGAAGGCTACCTTCATCACACTCATTCTGAAGCGTCAGGGGGCGGCGGAGCCTGGCCATTTCAGACCCATTAGTTTGTGCACAACCTTGTATAAGGTTGTGGCCAGAATAATGGTCCGTAGGATGAAGCCCTTACTGCCTGGCATTATCAGTCAGGAGCAGGGGGCTTTTATAGCCGGCAGAAACATCTCCCATAATGTTCTGTTGGcccaggagatgatgtgggatctgcAGCGAGCATCGAAGCGACGTAGCTTGATGGCTAttaagctggatatggagagagcTTACGACAGGATCAGCTGGAGATTTCTTCAGCAGGCACTCGAGGTGTACGGCTTCCACAGACAGTGGATCGGTTGGATCATGGGGTGTGTCAGGGGTCCAAGGttttctatcttggtcaacggcacaccTTCCCCTTTCTTCGAGTCCACCATGGGGCTGCGTCAGGAATGTCCTCTATCACCTTATTTGTTTATTCTTTGTGCTGACATTTTGTCTCGTGATTTGCAGAGGGTGTGTGCCCGCAGAGAGCTCGAGGCCTATGTTCCCGCCACGGGGGCTAGTCCTCTTTCCCACTTACTTTTCGCTGATGATTGCCTTCTTTTGGCCAGGGCGCGGGTTTCTGATGCACGGGTCCTTCGGAGGGTAGTGGCGGACTATTGCGCGGCGTCAGGTCAGAGAGTTAACTTCCACAAGTCAGTAGTTCACTTCAGCCCGAGTACGGAGAGCAGGGTCAGACAGGAGATCCGAGGGATTCTACAGATACCTCAGCAGGAGGAGACATTGACCTACCTGGGAGTTCCTATCACAGGTCGCAGACTGCGGGTGGCAGAGTGCTCCTACCTGGTGCAGCGGGTGGAGTGCAGGTTGGAGGGATGGAGAGCGGCCTCCCTGTCTATGATGGGAAGACTGACTTTGATCAGATCAGTGTTGGGGTCCATGCCAGTATACCTCATGGCCAACACCGTGGTTCCGAAGTCGACCCTGCTGAGGGTCGAGCGACTGCTGCGATGTTTCCTGTGGGGGTCATACGGCGGAGGCCACGGGGTGCACTTGGTGGCCTGGGAGCATGTCTGTCGGCCTACCAGTGAGGGCGGCCTCGGGGTGCAGTCCCTACTGGAGCGGCGCGAGCTTTTCATTGCTCGGCATGCAGCTCGGTTTTTGTTAGAGCCACACGGGctgtggagtcaggtgatggcggCCAGATATGGCCGTGGGGGCTCAGAGGCGGCACGGAGAGCGCGACGagtctccttcatgtggcgtgagattgggaggtatttgCCGACGGTGTCAGCAAATACCAGGTGGCTGATTGGCGATGGGCGGAGTATTGATGTGACTGCGGACCCATGGGTGGATACTGTTCCACTGAGGTGTTGGCCGACCATGATTGATGCCGAGGCAGTGGAGGGGTTGCGGGTCTTCGATCTTCTTGCCCCAGGAGAGTCAGCATGGGATGACGCTAGGTTATGTCAGCTGTTCGGAGGATACCTAGCTGAGAGGATCCGGTCCCTTCCGGTGCCAGGTTGCGGGGGGCCTGATGTCAGGGTTTGGGGCACCTCTTGCCGGTCCAGGGTCAGTCTGAGAGATCTCGCCGATGTTATCCTGCAGGAGCATGAGCCGGGGCAGGACTACACTTGGATCTGGAGGTCTGGGCTCCACCCGAGGGCGGCacttttcttatggaaggtggcatgggatCGCCTCCCGACGAGAGCAGTGCTGAGCAGGCGAGGTTGGGGGATCCCTGCGGAGTGCGGGACATGTAGTGTTGAGGAGTCGATCGACCACGTGCTCTTCCAGTGTACGTGGGCGAGGTCGGCATGGCTGTGGGCAGGGTTCCCGCAGGAGGTTTGGCGTGGGAGGCCTCAGTTTGTACAGATGATGCAGCAGTGGCTGGCCCGGCCCCGGACAAGTCAGGAGGCTATTCGAGCGACCTGCACAGcacatcagatctggctggcgaGGAACGCCCGCACCTtcggtgagcgcagggtgtcaccgaggttcgTTGCGGAGTTCGCGCGAGTCCAGGCATTGGAGATCAAACTTTCTTCAGATGGACCTCTGATAGCTCGGGTCACCTGGGGTTCCCTCTCTGCTCCGGCAGCTCCTCAgcag